One window of Desulfobacca acetoxidans DSM 11109 genomic DNA carries:
- a CDS encoding metallophosphoesterase family protein, whose protein sequence is MSRFAIISDIHGNLPALEAVLADIERQGVNEIYHLGDLVGYNPFPNETVALIASRGIPGLRGNYDQAVLGQVADPVGEFLNARITPMGLEIYHWTLQKVNDQTRKFLASLPQQMTVAKEGWRFRLTHGSPRHIKDYVRPSWPDEMFLELLAEVSEEVLCTGHTHIPLIRQFDRQWLLNPGSVGFPKDGNPLASYALVAVDQELTIEIRRVEYDIERTVRAIGERGLPPKAAADLRAGRR, encoded by the coding sequence ATGAGCCGTTTTGCTATCATCTCGGATATTCATGGTAATCTGCCCGCCCTGGAGGCGGTGTTGGCCGACATCGAGAGGCAGGGAGTCAACGAAATCTACCATCTCGGGGATCTGGTAGGCTACAATCCTTTCCCCAATGAGACCGTCGCGCTGATTGCCTCCCGAGGCATTCCAGGTCTGCGGGGTAATTATGATCAGGCCGTATTAGGCCAGGTGGCAGATCCCGTCGGTGAGTTCCTCAACGCCCGAATCACCCCGATGGGTCTGGAGATTTACCATTGGACGTTGCAGAAGGTCAACGACCAGACCCGCAAATTCCTGGCCAGCCTTCCCCAGCAGATGACCGTGGCCAAGGAAGGTTGGCGATTTCGATTGACCCATGGCAGTCCCCGACATATTAAAGATTATGTCCGCCCAAGCTGGCCGGATGAGATGTTTTTGGAATTGTTGGCGGAGGTGTCGGAAGAGGTCTTATGCACCGGCCACACTCACATTCCGCTTATCAGGCAGTTCGATCGACAATGGCTGCTAAATCCCGGCAGTGTCGGCTTTCCCAAAGATGGCAACCCCCTGGCCTCCTATGCGCTGGTGGCGGTCGACCAGGAGTTGACCATCGAAATCAGGCGGGTGGAATATGATATCGAACGGACGGTCCGGGCTATTGGCGAACGAGGGCTGCCCCCCAAAGCCGCGGCCGACCTGCGGGCGGGCCGAAGGTAA
- a CDS encoding cupin domain-containing protein, with protein sequence MHRDDVQFLALGDALRQDERGFVYFPFQHPLAVSPSLEMLTSCHIISILPSQMRGQHQHPYKTEWLYVFHGQGLFFWRDRDDYLQKRLLDGNHTLVVIPPGIPHTLRNEGPDSLYLLSWRVTRGPDQDEPDTVPALLV encoded by the coding sequence GCTTTAGGGGACGCCTTGCGACAGGATGAGCGCGGCTTTGTTTACTTTCCATTCCAGCACCCGCTGGCCGTAAGTCCCTCGTTAGAGATGCTGACCAGTTGTCATATAATTTCAATTCTGCCATCTCAGATGCGTGGTCAACATCAACACCCGTATAAGACGGAATGGCTTTACGTGTTTCATGGCCAGGGGCTGTTTTTCTGGCGTGATCGGGATGATTATCTGCAAAAACGACTTCTGGACGGCAACCATACGCTGGTGGTTATTCCTCCGGGTATACCCCACACTCTGCGCAATGAAGGTCCCGATTCTCTATACCTGCTTTCCTGGCGGGTGACGCGAGGTCCGGATCAGGACGAACCTGACACCGTACCAGCCCTTTTGGTGTGA